One region of Microbacterium sufflavum genomic DNA includes:
- a CDS encoding NAD-dependent epimerase/dehydratase family protein yields MAQHSFASEAELEEALATPSDALVADLARGSGDLVILGAGGKMGPTLAMLARRGMDAAGRTDDAVYAVSRFGDAAIRERLEAAGVTVVPFDLIENDDFSALPDAPHVVFMVGAKFGAATNASWAWEVNAALPDRVARRYRDSAIAVLSTGNVYPFVPASSGGASEDVTPAPIGEYAQSCLGRERVFEFGAQERGTKVAIIRLNYAVDLRYGVLADIGTAVHAGEPVSVATANVNVIWQGYANEVVLRSLVHASTDPFVINLTGPELLSVESVARGFGTLFDREVTIVEEPQPTALLSDARRCMALFGYPSVSAEELIRMQASWIDAGLPMIAKPTKWAVRDGKF; encoded by the coding sequence ATGGCTCAGCACAGCTTCGCCTCCGAGGCCGAGCTCGAAGAGGCCCTGGCCACGCCGAGCGACGCGCTCGTGGCCGACCTGGCACGCGGATCGGGCGACCTCGTGATCCTCGGCGCCGGCGGCAAGATGGGCCCGACGCTCGCGATGCTCGCGCGCCGCGGGATGGACGCGGCCGGCCGGACGGACGACGCCGTGTACGCGGTCTCGCGCTTCGGCGACGCCGCGATCCGCGAGCGCCTGGAGGCCGCGGGCGTGACCGTCGTGCCGTTCGACCTGATCGAGAACGACGACTTCTCCGCCCTTCCCGACGCCCCCCACGTGGTGTTCATGGTCGGCGCGAAGTTCGGTGCGGCGACCAACGCGTCGTGGGCGTGGGAGGTCAACGCCGCCCTGCCCGACCGGGTGGCCCGCCGCTACCGCGACAGCGCGATCGCCGTGCTGTCCACCGGCAACGTGTACCCGTTCGTGCCCGCGTCGTCGGGCGGCGCGTCGGAGGATGTGACCCCGGCGCCGATCGGCGAGTACGCCCAGTCGTGCCTCGGACGGGAGCGGGTGTTCGAGTTCGGTGCGCAGGAGCGCGGCACGAAGGTCGCCATCATCCGCCTGAACTACGCGGTCGACCTGCGCTACGGGGTGCTGGCCGACATCGGCACGGCCGTGCACGCGGGCGAGCCCGTGTCGGTCGCCACCGCCAACGTCAACGTGATCTGGCAGGGCTACGCGAACGAGGTGGTGCTGCGCAGCCTCGTGCACGCGTCGACCGACCCGTTCGTCATCAACCTCACCGGGCCGGAGCTGCTGAGCGTGGAGTCGGTCGCCCGCGGCTTCGGCACCCTGTTCGACCGCGAGGTCACGATCGTCGAAGAGCCGCAGCCGACCGCGCTGCTCAGCGACGCCCGCCGCTGCATGGCCCTGTTCGGCTACCCGTCCGTGTCGGCCGAGGAGCTGATCCGCATGCAGGCCTCCTGGATCGACGCGGGCCTGCCGATGATCGCCAAGCCCACCAAGTGGGCCGTGCGGGACGGGAAGTTCTGA
- a CDS encoding peptidase C14: MTQQEMTETAALRSRRMLLAGFGAAALGGVAAAAAPSAAQAAGPVAPQDSSGSKTVANAGTAAALAARKGKDGDLVRTSGYAAPGDGGAGLYRFVKKDGPAANGGTVLAGPKGGVWVLVHQGTVDFRVFGIMDASVPADDALDALVGDASVRRIEAYSDLNFVRRHRFTRSNLAFDFHHHLMTTQGIENAGKDDPFAAVMFFRGEVTEAVQEARLGENVPDLADVFPVADSSFFAVGEWYAAEVNALSGRWERELQRLVQVTQIVDGTHIRVNYKNGWPLGKDRTMTWRHVKPVQDITVSNLKFLGGGTDEYTGSHPLAFEYAVRCDVDHIDGTATFWPLIQRRWNTYFSTESCTLKNPTSVTWGGAGYLTQQIYCLYGYVANCHTANARHLNDFTASAYCLVENCHGDGDDQGPFVTHGQYEHDLTYTGNSGLMTFANSGAAWGSAAKRITVRKHVCSWFVARVRITDLTLEDVQVIGKPSLSGSGMLWINADGAQLRGCTASDTLIITQASDNSARPTVIADSHITFVAPGDLTNATVTTPVTFVDTVLTNVGGVKIGGAGAVTFRGSTLTAAEDSAPLASSSERLRFEGATLRNVRIAAARGERQTLEFAGADVAAKGGTGIGRTGAGELHVTLSDSTFRGDGGTTHVSLTSGATHYRAVGNRFEGGRLELGADAFGAESTLLHTGNVEAGVTRTAFPDAGDRVVDTANLLV, from the coding sequence ATGACCCAGCAGGAGATGACCGAGACCGCCGCGCTGCGCAGCAGGCGCATGCTGCTCGCCGGGTTCGGTGCCGCCGCGCTCGGCGGTGTCGCGGCGGCGGCCGCCCCGAGCGCCGCGCAGGCCGCCGGCCCCGTGGCTCCACAGGACTCGTCGGGCTCGAAGACCGTGGCGAACGCCGGCACGGCTGCGGCGCTCGCGGCTCGCAAGGGCAAGGACGGCGACCTGGTGCGCACGAGCGGCTACGCGGCTCCCGGCGACGGCGGCGCCGGCCTGTACCGCTTCGTGAAGAAGGACGGCCCTGCGGCCAACGGCGGCACGGTGCTCGCGGGGCCGAAGGGCGGCGTCTGGGTGCTGGTGCACCAGGGCACGGTGGACTTCCGGGTGTTCGGGATCATGGACGCCTCCGTCCCGGCCGACGACGCGCTGGACGCGCTGGTGGGCGACGCGAGCGTCCGCCGCATCGAGGCGTACTCCGACCTCAACTTCGTGCGCCGGCACCGGTTCACCCGTTCCAACCTGGCGTTCGACTTCCACCACCACCTCATGACCACACAGGGCATCGAGAACGCCGGCAAGGACGACCCGTTCGCCGCGGTCATGTTCTTCCGCGGCGAGGTGACCGAGGCGGTGCAGGAGGCGCGGCTCGGCGAGAACGTGCCCGACCTCGCCGACGTCTTCCCGGTCGCCGACTCCTCGTTCTTCGCGGTCGGCGAGTGGTACGCGGCCGAGGTGAACGCGCTCTCGGGTCGCTGGGAGCGCGAACTGCAGCGGCTCGTGCAGGTGACCCAGATCGTCGACGGCACGCACATCCGCGTGAACTACAAGAACGGCTGGCCGCTCGGCAAGGACCGCACCATGACGTGGCGGCACGTGAAGCCCGTGCAGGACATCACGGTGTCGAACCTGAAGTTCCTGGGCGGAGGGACCGACGAGTACACCGGCTCGCACCCGCTGGCGTTCGAGTACGCGGTGCGCTGCGACGTCGACCACATCGACGGCACCGCCACGTTCTGGCCGCTCATCCAGCGTCGCTGGAACACGTACTTCAGCACCGAGAGCTGCACGCTGAAGAACCCGACCTCCGTCACGTGGGGTGGCGCGGGCTACCTGACGCAGCAGATCTACTGCCTGTACGGGTACGTCGCCAACTGCCACACCGCGAACGCGCGGCACCTCAACGACTTCACGGCGAGCGCCTACTGCCTGGTGGAGAACTGCCACGGCGACGGCGACGACCAGGGCCCGTTCGTGACGCACGGGCAGTACGAGCACGACCTGACCTACACGGGCAACTCCGGCCTGATGACGTTCGCGAACTCGGGTGCCGCGTGGGGCTCGGCCGCCAAGCGCATCACGGTGCGCAAGCACGTGTGCTCGTGGTTCGTGGCGCGCGTGCGCATCACCGACCTCACGCTGGAGGACGTGCAGGTGATCGGCAAGCCGTCGCTGTCGGGCTCCGGCATGCTGTGGATCAACGCCGACGGCGCGCAGCTGCGCGGGTGCACCGCGTCGGACACCCTGATCATCACGCAGGCGTCGGACAACTCCGCCCGCCCGACCGTGATCGCCGACTCGCACATCACGTTCGTCGCTCCGGGCGACCTCACCAATGCGACGGTCACGACCCCGGTCACCTTCGTCGACACCGTGCTCACGAACGTCGGCGGCGTGAAGATCGGCGGGGCGGGCGCCGTGACGTTCCGCGGCTCGACCCTCACCGCCGCGGAGGACTCCGCCCCCCTCGCGTCGTCGTCCGAGCGGCTGCGGTTCGAGGGCGCGACCCTGCGCAACGTGCGGATCGCGGCGGCCAGGGGCGAGCGGCAGACGCTGGAGTTCGCGGGTGCGGACGTCGCGGCGAAGGGCGGCACGGGGATCGGGCGGACGGGCGCGGGCGAGCTGCACGTGACCCTGAGCGACAGCACCTTCCGCGGCGACGGCGGCACGACCCACGTCTCCCTCACCTCGGGCGCGACGCACTACCGCGCGGTCGGGAACCGGTTCGAGGGCGGCAGGCTCGAGCTGGGGGCCGACGCGTTCGGTGCCGAGTCGACGCTGCTGCACACCGGGAACGTCGAGGCCGGGGTGACTCGCACGGCCTTCCCCGACGCGGGCGACCGCGTGGTCGACACCGCGAATCTGCTGGTGTGA
- a CDS encoding glycoside hydrolase family 26 protein: MIGSGAIAAPSSASAADAASNAIASVIERGSEWSYYRSTTAPSSDWQTGSSSWDTAKAPFGAGSRVGRVATKIPSSTDRPLSTFFTKSFTLTSDLPEWSWLNTWADDGIVVWINGTEVGRKNAPTGDITAKSYATAAPSTTSARSNPVSFSIPVNLLHEGENTIAVQVLANYHATPNVSFDAHLVREDTPSGQAVAPAPAPAPAPAPAPEDDSTQVAPPASEQEPPAEEPAPAPEPAPAPAPAPAPATDGSGSATSDPDACGAQAMLAPSCGALWGVYATEGGSNLVTSVTDLEAKVGRKFDMTMRYHDFSTHVHQGQFPDAEEQTLGQDRTLLFSWQSRVSDTNTMIAWSRITKGEMDSYIDSAADRVKAFGKQVMIAFDPEFDNGPNEEKGTMADYASAYRHIHDRFEAKGVTNVAWAWVSTGYLGDGNDDRIMQGYPGDSYVDWVGYDPYNFYTCNGTGWTTFADKIDQKYHFFTQGSLGTKPQILSEYGTSYNTSDPALAQDWHRDIPDALKDYPNLKALVRFNSPGALGTGEKCTLQIENGPGMLESFKDAGLDPFVNTRGN, from the coding sequence GTGATCGGCTCCGGTGCCATCGCGGCACCCTCCTCGGCCTCCGCCGCAGACGCGGCGTCGAACGCCATCGCCTCCGTGATCGAGAGGGGGTCGGAGTGGTCGTACTACCGGTCGACCACGGCGCCCTCGTCCGACTGGCAGACCGGCTCGTCGTCGTGGGACACCGCGAAGGCTCCGTTCGGCGCCGGTTCGCGGGTCGGACGCGTCGCGACGAAGATCCCGTCGTCGACCGACCGCCCGCTGTCGACCTTCTTCACCAAGAGCTTCACGCTCACCTCGGACCTCCCCGAGTGGTCGTGGCTCAACACCTGGGCCGACGACGGCATCGTGGTGTGGATCAACGGCACCGAGGTCGGGCGCAAGAACGCGCCGACGGGCGACATCACGGCGAAGAGCTACGCCACCGCCGCGCCGTCGACCACCTCCGCCCGCTCGAACCCGGTGTCGTTCTCGATCCCAGTGAACCTTCTCCACGAGGGCGAGAACACCATCGCGGTGCAGGTGCTGGCCAACTACCACGCGACCCCCAATGTGAGCTTCGACGCACACCTCGTGCGGGAAGACACCCCGTCGGGTCAGGCCGTGGCTCCCGCGCCCGCCCCGGCTCCGGCCCCGGCTCCGGCTCCGGAGGACGACTCCACGCAGGTCGCGCCGCCGGCGAGCGAGCAGGAACCTCCGGCCGAGGAGCCCGCTCCCGCACCCGAGCCGGCCCCCGCCCCCGCTCCCGCGCCCGCGCCGGCGACGGACGGGAGTGGGTCGGCGACGAGCGACCCCGACGCCTGCGGTGCCCAGGCGATGCTGGCCCCGTCGTGTGGCGCCCTGTGGGGCGTGTACGCCACCGAGGGCGGATCGAACCTCGTGACCTCGGTCACCGATCTCGAGGCCAAGGTCGGGCGCAAGTTCGACATGACCATGCGGTACCACGACTTCTCCACCCACGTGCATCAGGGGCAGTTCCCCGACGCGGAGGAGCAGACGCTGGGTCAGGACCGCACGCTGCTGTTCTCGTGGCAGTCGCGCGTCTCCGACACCAACACCATGATCGCGTGGTCGCGCATCACCAAGGGCGAGATGGACTCGTACATCGATTCCGCCGCCGACCGGGTCAAGGCGTTCGGCAAGCAGGTCATGATCGCGTTCGATCCCGAGTTCGACAACGGCCCGAACGAGGAGAAGGGCACGATGGCGGACTACGCCAGCGCCTACCGCCACATCCATGACCGTTTCGAGGCCAAGGGCGTGACCAACGTCGCGTGGGCCTGGGTGTCGACGGGGTACCTCGGCGACGGGAACGACGACCGCATCATGCAGGGCTACCCCGGAGACTCCTACGTGGACTGGGTGGGTTACGACCCGTACAACTTCTACACGTGCAACGGCACCGGGTGGACGACGTTCGCCGACAAGATCGATCAGAAGTACCACTTCTTCACGCAGGGCAGCCTGGGCACCAAGCCGCAGATCCTGTCCGAGTACGGCACCTCGTACAACACGTCCGACCCGGCGCTCGCGCAGGACTGGCACCGCGACATCCCCGATGCGCTCAAGGACTACCCGAACCTGAAGGCGCTCGTGCGGTTCAACTCGCCCGGTGCCCTGGGCACGGGGGAGAAGTGCACGCTCCAGATCGAGAACGGCCCCGGCATGCTCGAGTCGTTCAAGGACGCGGGTCTGGATCCGTTCGTGAACACACGCGGGAACTGA
- a CDS encoding SDR family NAD(P)-dependent oxidoreductase, giving the protein MTATGRRTIVLTGASDGIGAAAARQLADAGHRLILVGRSPEKTRAVAEETGAEHHVADFARLDDVRSLATRIDAAVGDDGIDVLANNAGGIFGDRTPTVDGHEKTLQVNHLAPFLLTNLLLPHLLRARGAVINTSSVGHRLFGHLDLDDLDNHRRFSPNKAYGDAKLANILFAKSLHERFHARGLSAVAFHPGTVRTNFAADSSSIMRLVYRSPLRHVLLIGTDRGGATLRWFIDGTPGETWTSGAYYDERVLTTRVNPQANDPVLAEALWQRSAELVGLPAAED; this is encoded by the coding sequence GTGACCGCGACCGGCCGCCGCACCATCGTCCTGACCGGTGCTTCCGACGGCATCGGCGCTGCCGCCGCGCGTCAGCTCGCCGACGCCGGGCATCGGCTGATCCTGGTCGGGCGCTCCCCGGAGAAGACCCGCGCCGTCGCGGAGGAGACCGGAGCCGAGCATCACGTGGCGGACTTCGCGCGGCTCGACGACGTCCGCTCCCTCGCGACCCGCATCGACGCGGCCGTGGGCGACGACGGCATCGATGTGCTGGCCAACAACGCCGGCGGCATCTTCGGCGACCGCACCCCCACGGTAGACGGCCACGAGAAGACGCTCCAGGTGAACCACCTGGCGCCGTTCCTGCTGACGAACCTGCTGCTGCCCCACCTGCTCCGGGCGCGCGGCGCCGTGATCAACACGTCGAGCGTGGGCCACCGGCTGTTCGGGCACCTCGACCTGGACGACCTCGACAACCATCGCCGCTTCAGCCCCAACAAGGCCTACGGCGACGCGAAGCTCGCCAACATCCTGTTCGCGAAGAGCCTGCACGAGAGGTTCCACGCGCGGGGCCTCAGCGCCGTGGCGTTCCACCCCGGCACGGTCCGCACGAACTTCGCGGCGGACTCGTCCAGCATCATGCGGCTGGTGTACCGGTCGCCGCTGCGGCACGTCCTCCTGATCGGGACCGACCGCGGAGGGGCGACCCTGCGGTGGTTCATCGACGGGACCCCGGGCGAGACCTGGACCTCCGGCGCCTACTACGACGAGCGCGTCCTCACCACCCGGGTGAATCCGCAGGCGAACGACCCCGTGCTCGCGGAGGCCCTGTGGCAGCGGAGCGCCGAGCTCGTCGGACTCCCCGCCGCCGAGGACTGA
- a CDS encoding carbohydrate ABC transporter permease, with protein MTTATTAPKPAGRVARVLARREARIAFLFVLPAFLLFIAFRFGPSIAGVALSFFDYDISGEIAWRGLDHFQRLVADPLFWRALGTTVIYTVLAVPIALVLSTVMALGVRRAFRGARFFRSIFFLPVITSLVLAGSIFVWIFSANGPWSALMAPLGLGGSWLGSTVLVIPAIVVVGVWSRFGYGMMILIAALQDVPRELEEAALVDGANAWQRFRWIILPHLRPTFFFLAVIETTAAFQVFDVIYVMTQGGPANASYSLVYLLYDQGFRYFDYGYAAAVGVALFVMTLVVALIQRLVIGKQK; from the coding sequence ATGACGACGGCCACCACGGCACCCAAGCCCGCAGGGCGCGTCGCCCGGGTGCTCGCCCGGCGGGAAGCGCGCATCGCGTTCCTGTTCGTGCTCCCCGCCTTCCTGCTGTTCATCGCCTTCCGCTTCGGCCCGAGCATCGCGGGCGTGGCGCTGAGCTTCTTCGACTACGACATCTCCGGCGAGATCGCGTGGCGCGGACTCGACCACTTCCAGCGCCTGGTCGCCGATCCGCTGTTCTGGCGGGCGCTCGGGACCACCGTCATCTACACGGTGCTGGCGGTGCCGATCGCGCTCGTGCTGTCGACCGTGATGGCCCTCGGCGTGCGACGGGCCTTCCGCGGCGCCCGCTTCTTCCGGTCGATCTTCTTCCTGCCCGTCATCACCTCGCTGGTGCTCGCCGGCTCGATCTTCGTGTGGATCTTCTCGGCGAACGGCCCCTGGTCGGCCCTGATGGCCCCGCTCGGGCTGGGCGGCTCGTGGCTCGGCAGCACCGTGCTCGTGATCCCCGCGATCGTCGTGGTGGGCGTGTGGTCGCGGTTCGGCTACGGGATGATGATCCTCATCGCGGCGCTGCAGGACGTGCCGCGTGAGCTGGAGGAGGCCGCGCTGGTCGACGGCGCGAACGCCTGGCAGCGGTTCCGGTGGATCATCCTCCCGCACCTGCGCCCCACGTTCTTCTTCCTCGCGGTCATCGAGACCACCGCGGCCTTCCAGGTGTTCGACGTGATCTACGTGATGACCCAGGGTGGTCCGGCGAACGCCAGCTACTCGCTTGTCTACCTGCTGTACGACCAGGGCTTCCGCTACTTCGACTACGGCTACGCGGCCGCCGTCGGCGTCGCCCTGTTCGTCATGACCCTCGTGGTCGCCCTCATCCAGCGCCTCGTGATCGGAAAGCAGAAATGA
- a CDS encoding hydroxyacid dehydrogenase has protein sequence MSAAAPAVVVAAVPEALSAEFFAPADLERLHRAAAAAGGRFVRVESLDDLDPAELRGARVVITSWGAPPFDPALLARLPALELVAHTGASVKAFATGELFDRGVAVTQAGDAMARPVAEVSLAFTLALLHRLPELSHGVRAGGWYDAAAVGTQHEILGAPIAVIGASRTGRAYLPLISALGAEPLLVDPTIDAAAAAALGAELVPLDEALRRARIVAVHAPTLPETHHLLGRRELALMPDGAGLVNTARSWLVDEAALIDEVRTGRLSAAVDVFDEEPFGADSPFRTLPGVLVTPHRAAGTHEGRLRQGRIVADEVAAFFEGRPLAHTVDRAALAWMA, from the coding sequence ATGAGCGCCGCGGCGCCCGCGGTCGTCGTGGCGGCGGTTCCGGAGGCGCTGTCGGCGGAGTTCTTCGCGCCCGCCGACCTCGAGCGCCTGCACCGTGCCGCGGCCGCCGCGGGCGGGAGGTTCGTGCGGGTCGAGTCGCTCGACGACCTCGACCCCGCCGAGCTGCGCGGGGCACGGGTCGTGATCACGAGCTGGGGTGCCCCGCCGTTCGACCCCGCCCTGCTCGCGCGCCTTCCGGCGCTGGAGCTCGTGGCGCACACGGGCGCGTCCGTCAAGGCGTTCGCGACCGGGGAGCTGTTCGACCGGGGCGTCGCGGTGACCCAGGCGGGCGACGCCATGGCCCGCCCGGTCGCCGAGGTGTCGCTCGCCTTCACGCTCGCGCTGCTGCACCGGCTGCCCGAGCTGTCGCACGGGGTGCGCGCGGGCGGCTGGTACGACGCGGCCGCGGTGGGCACGCAGCACGAGATCCTCGGGGCGCCCATCGCGGTGATCGGCGCGTCGCGGACGGGTCGTGCGTACCTGCCGCTGATCTCGGCGCTGGGCGCGGAGCCGCTGCTGGTGGATCCCACGATCGACGCCGCCGCGGCCGCCGCCCTCGGTGCCGAGCTGGTGCCGCTGGACGAGGCGCTTCGTCGCGCCCGCATCGTCGCGGTGCACGCGCCGACGCTGCCCGAGACGCATCACCTCCTCGGTCGGCGGGAGCTCGCGCTGATGCCCGACGGCGCGGGACTGGTGAACACGGCCCGCTCGTGGCTGGTGGACGAGGCCGCGCTCATCGACGAGGTGCGTACGGGCCGCCTGAGCGCCGCGGTGGACGTGTTCGACGAGGAGCCGTTCGGCGCCGACAGCCCGTTCCGCACCCTCCCCGGGGTGCTCGTGACGCCGCATCGCGCCGCCGGCACCCACGAGGGGCGGCTGCGGCAGGGCCGGATCGTGGCGGACGAGGTCGCGGCGTTCTTCGAGGGCCGACCGCTCGCCCACACGGTGGATCGCGCCGCGCTGGCGTGGATGGCATGA
- a CDS encoding dihydrodipicolinate synthase family protein, with amino-acid sequence MSSSSADTATVPVLRPEAAATLARGAVIPAHPLALTADRTLDERRQRALTRYYLDAGAGGVAVGVHTTQFEIRDPEHALFEPVLALAAEELDARAGAEVVRIAGVAGGTAQAVAEAELARGLGYDAVLVSPRVAGADERALLERARAVGEVLPVVGFYLQTAIGGPVLGRDFWREFASIPSVVAVKAAPFDRYRTLELVRGVAASGRADDIALYTGNDDAIVADLLSEFHVDSPSGPRTLRFVGGLLGQWAVGTRAAVALLERARQAMDGDAEAYRELGLLASDMVDVNQAVFDPGNDFHGVIAGVHEMLRQQGLLDGTWCLDPAEGLSPGQAEEIARVRRAYPALNDDAFIAAHLEDWLR; translated from the coding sequence ATGTCGTCGTCGTCCGCGGACACCGCGACCGTGCCGGTGCTGCGACCCGAGGCCGCGGCCACGCTCGCGCGCGGTGCCGTGATCCCCGCGCACCCGCTCGCGCTGACGGCCGACCGCACGCTCGACGAACGCCGTCAGCGCGCCCTCACGCGCTACTACCTCGACGCGGGCGCCGGTGGTGTCGCGGTGGGGGTGCACACGACCCAGTTCGAGATCCGCGACCCGGAGCACGCCCTGTTCGAGCCCGTGCTCGCGCTCGCCGCGGAGGAGCTCGACGCCCGCGCGGGTGCCGAGGTCGTGCGCATCGCCGGTGTGGCGGGCGGCACGGCGCAGGCGGTGGCCGAGGCCGAGCTCGCGCGCGGGCTGGGGTACGACGCCGTGCTGGTGAGTCCCCGCGTCGCGGGCGCCGACGAGCGTGCCCTGCTCGAACGCGCCCGCGCCGTCGGCGAGGTGCTGCCCGTGGTGGGCTTCTACCTGCAGACCGCGATCGGCGGGCCCGTGCTCGGCCGTGACTTCTGGCGCGAGTTCGCGTCGATCCCCTCCGTGGTCGCGGTGAAGGCCGCGCCGTTCGACCGCTACCGCACGCTGGAGCTGGTGCGCGGGGTGGCGGCGTCCGGTCGCGCCGACGACATCGCCCTGTACACCGGAAACGACGACGCGATCGTCGCCGACCTGCTGTCGGAGTTCCACGTGGACTCGCCGTCCGGCCCGCGCACGCTGCGCTTCGTCGGCGGGCTGCTCGGCCAGTGGGCCGTGGGCACGCGGGCGGCCGTCGCGCTGCTGGAGCGGGCGCGGCAGGCGATGGACGGCGACGCCGAGGCGTACCGCGAGCTGGGGCTGCTGGCCTCCGACATGGTCGACGTGAACCAGGCGGTGTTCGACCCGGGCAACGACTTCCACGGCGTGATCGCGGGCGTGCACGAGATGCTGCGCCAGCAGGGCCTGCTCGACGGCACGTGGTGCCTCGACCCGGCCGAGGGGCTCTCGCCAGGGCAGGCGGAGGAGATCGCCCGGGTGCGCCGTGCCTACCCGGCCCTGAACGACGACGCGTTCATCGCCGCGCACCTCGAGGACTGGCTGCGATGA
- a CDS encoding GntR family transcriptional regulator, protein MRSVSDQNIAEQVTDELRAAIHSGELAPGERLVERKLAERLGVSHIPVREALTRLAEERLITREPRRGARVAQLTAQDLEEISSLRIVLEQFMAIRVQERWNEESAARLGAIIQAMSDAAPGDIAEVLRQDRLFHETLADLAEHRFLDELSAQLRGRIAGFIQAANAALDPAEQEEHVRSHQQIIDAVASGDPDRARAVIAEHVTRAVERITPTVEAEAE, encoded by the coding sequence ATGCGCAGCGTGTCGGATCAGAACATCGCCGAACAGGTCACCGACGAGCTTCGGGCCGCCATCCACTCGGGCGAGCTCGCGCCGGGCGAACGGCTGGTGGAGCGCAAGCTCGCGGAGCGGCTCGGCGTGAGCCACATCCCGGTGCGCGAGGCGCTGACCCGCCTGGCCGAGGAGCGCCTGATCACACGCGAACCCCGCCGCGGCGCCCGCGTGGCCCAGCTCACCGCGCAGGACCTGGAGGAGATCTCGAGCCTGCGCATCGTGCTCGAGCAGTTCATGGCCATCCGCGTGCAGGAGCGGTGGAACGAGGAGTCGGCGGCACGCCTCGGCGCCATCATCCAGGCGATGTCCGATGCGGCGCCCGGCGACATCGCGGAGGTGCTGCGCCAGGACCGGCTGTTCCACGAGACGCTGGCCGACCTCGCCGAGCACCGGTTCCTCGACGAGCTCAGCGCCCAGCTGCGTGGTCGGATCGCCGGGTTCATCCAGGCCGCGAACGCCGCGCTCGACCCCGCCGAGCAGGAGGAGCACGTGCGCAGCCACCAGCAGATCATCGACGCCGTGGCCAGCGGCGACCCCGATCGCGCCCGCGCCGTGATCGCCGAGCACGTGACGCGCGCTGTCGAGCGCATCACCCCGACGGTCGAGGCGGAGGCCGAGTGA
- a CDS encoding carbohydrate ABC transporter permease, whose product MTALLQPPTQTAAPTPQPAPRKRRSFRALEPTGWGVVVRWIWLSLAGILSFFPFYAMVVLSLKPGMVVELPGSLLPWTDISFDSYAQVLGGQNILGWLFNTLVYSLVSVVAVLFLSALAGYAFAKKRFRGKEVMFWSFLAMVMVPFHVTLIPTFILMANLGGIDTYWGLILPTLANAQAVFLMRQFIQGLPDELFEAARIDGAGEFRIFLRIVLPLCKPILATLGIFVFLWHWNDFLWPLIIAKSNSMFTLTVGISSLQQQNVPLSTMLAGSVVALLPIFLAYLIAQRYVQEGVTGTGIKG is encoded by the coding sequence ATGACCGCTCTCCTGCAGCCCCCGACGCAGACCGCCGCGCCGACCCCGCAGCCCGCGCCCCGCAAGCGCCGCTCGTTCCGCGCGCTGGAGCCCACCGGCTGGGGCGTGGTCGTGCGGTGGATCTGGCTGAGCCTCGCGGGCATCCTCAGCTTCTTCCCGTTCTATGCGATGGTCGTGCTGAGCCTGAAGCCCGGCATGGTCGTCGAGCTCCCCGGCTCGCTGCTGCCCTGGACGGACATCTCGTTCGACTCCTACGCGCAGGTGCTCGGCGGTCAGAACATCCTCGGCTGGCTGTTCAACACGCTCGTCTACTCGCTCGTGTCGGTCGTGGCCGTGCTGTTCCTCTCCGCGCTCGCCGGATACGCCTTCGCCAAGAAGCGCTTCCGCGGCAAGGAGGTCATGTTCTGGTCGTTCCTGGCGATGGTCATGGTGCCGTTCCACGTGACGCTGATCCCGACGTTCATCCTGATGGCGAACCTCGGCGGCATCGACACCTACTGGGGCCTGATCCTGCCGACGCTCGCGAACGCGCAGGCCGTGTTCCTGATGCGGCAGTTCATCCAGGGGCTGCCCGACGAGCTGTTCGAGGCGGCACGGATCGACGGTGCGGGGGAGTTCCGCATCTTCCTGCGGATCGTGCTGCCGCTGTGCAAGCCGATCCTCGCCACCCTCGGCATCTTCGTGTTCCTGTGGCACTGGAACGACTTCCTGTGGCCGCTCATCATCGCCAAGTCGAACTCGATGTTCACCCTCACCGTGGGCATCTCGTCGCTGCAGCAGCAGAACGTGCCGCTCAGCACCATGCTCGCCGGCTCCGTCGTGGCGCTGCTGCCCATCTTCCTCGCGTACCTGATCGCCCAGCGGTACGTGCAGGAGGGCGTGACCGGCACCGGGATCAAGGGCTGA